One stretch of Lucilia cuprina isolate Lc7/37 chromosome 6, ASM2204524v1, whole genome shotgun sequence DNA includes these proteins:
- the LOC124420783 gene encoding mitogen-activated protein kinase kinase kinase kinase 3-like: protein MMRDCRHPNIIAYYGSYLRRDKLWICMEYCGGGSLQDIYQVTGPLTEQQIAYMCRETLKGLEYLHSMGKMHRDIKGANILLTEYGDVKLADFGVSAQITATINKRKSFIGKYNNNRNIIIIIFLVNNNVLFNIIFNSLVVCEGVTMVICVACSLVDCCMTKEPT, encoded by the coding sequence ATGATGCGTGACTGTCGTCATCCCAATATAATTGCATACTATGGCTCATATTTGCGACGTGATAAATTATGGATCTGTATGGAGTATTGTGGTGGTGGTAGTTTACAGGATATATATCAAGTAACCGGCCCACTGACAGAACAACAGATTGCCTATATGTGCCGTGAAACATTAAAAGGACTCGAGTACCTGCATTCCATGGGTAAAATGCATCGTGATATTAAAGGAGCCAATATACTGTTAACGGAGTATGGTGATGTGAAATTGGCTGATTTTGGTGTATCGGCACAAATTACGGCCACCATTAATaagagaaaaagttttattggtaagtacaacaacaacagaaatatcatcattattatctttCTCGTAAACAACAATGtcctcttcaatattattttcaattcattaGTTGTGTGTGAAGGAGTAACTATGGTAATATGTGTTGCCTGTTCGTTGGTTGACTGTTGCATGACAAAAGAACCAACGTGA